The following coding sequences lie in one Synechococcus sp. PCC 7336 genomic window:
- a CDS encoding glycosyltransferase, which yields MAVAISVVMTVYNRECYLAQAIESVLNQSWPDFELILWDDGSSDRSVEIARTYAERDRRIRFVAAEHRGRGSALDAATQLVRGEFLGFVDSDDLLCPTSLAQTAVMLENFPEVGMVYTNHNVMDAEGRDLGLGKRCEMPYSKEKLLLDFMTFHFRLMRTSVFRQVGGINPKFNAAQDYDLCLRLSEVTEIRHVPKSLYRYRVHRHSISQARQLEQIRCSYEAILQALKRRGLADRLELRLELRPRYILQPKQSSRTAIATDPH from the coding sequence ATGGCAGTTGCGATTTCCGTCGTCATGACGGTCTACAACCGGGAGTGCTATCTGGCGCAGGCAATTGAGAGCGTGTTGAATCAATCCTGGCCGGATTTTGAGTTGATTCTGTGGGATGACGGTTCGAGCGATCGCTCGGTCGAGATTGCTCGGACCTACGCCGAGCGCGATCGGCGCATTCGATTTGTGGCAGCAGAGCATCGCGGCAGAGGCTCCGCCCTCGATGCCGCCACTCAACTAGTGCGTGGGGAGTTTCTCGGCTTTGTCGATAGCGACGATCTGCTCTGTCCGACTTCCCTAGCTCAGACTGCAGTCATGCTCGAAAACTTTCCCGAAGTGGGCATGGTCTACACCAACCACAACGTCATGGATGCAGAGGGCAGAGATTTGGGCCTGGGCAAACGCTGCGAGATGCCCTATTCGAAAGAGAAGTTGCTGCTGGATTTCATGACCTTTCACTTTCGTCTGATGCGCACATCAGTGTTTCGGCAGGTGGGGGGAATTAATCCGAAATTCAATGCGGCTCAGGATTACGATTTGTGTTTGCGTCTGTCGGAAGTCACTGAGATTCGCCACGTCCCCAAATCGCTGTATCGCTATCGGGTCCATCGCCATTCCATTTCGCAGGCAAGGCAACTGGAACAAATTCGCTGCAGCTACGAAGCGATTTTGCAAGCTCTGAAGCGGCGGGGACTGGCAGATCGACTGGAGCTGCGTTTGGAACTGCGACCCAGGTACATCCTGCAACCCAAGCAATCTTCTCGAACGGCGATCGCGACGGACCCTCACTAG
- a CDS encoding iron uptake porin, with amino-acid sequence MKFNQSLWLASAAIGAALAIAPGEAVAQATQSQQFAQVTSVSQLSDVQPTDWWFSALQSLVERYGCIAGYPDGTYRGNRALTRGEFAAGLNACLDRINELIAAGLADKVSREDLATVQRLQEEFAAELAALSGRVDALEAKTAELEANPLGLNAVTSKLSFEVITGIFAASDPFDESNNAIIPYRIRPKFDASFTGEDFFRVQIQARENSGFAGDPVGLGLGEGSGAPGGVNDDVNLDDVFYEFPLFDGRVTGLFGLNGIQTNFLTVFDNVLSGGISDLAELDFNLTLSGFIQDTTLSFQWEVVEDLFFITYAYSANEAESSTFGEGLFAGETVHLVELGFTPTDNVTVVAQYANYAQGQGEGGGATPVGDIPGDVQAATIGVNWEIIPRIAFQAYYTRGFFEEGGLDDTNDFIAGFAFSDYFIEGSNGGFLVGSPETNVLSLNDGDDDFDYPLQFEAWYGFPITNNITITPGVYYITNVNGDDDDIIVGGVETIFRF; translated from the coding sequence ATGAAATTCAATCAGTCTTTATGGCTGGCCAGTGCTGCAATTGGCGCTGCGCTTGCTATTGCCCCTGGGGAAGCTGTGGCCCAAGCCACTCAGTCCCAACAATTTGCACAGGTCACCTCAGTTTCTCAACTGTCTGACGTGCAACCCACCGATTGGTGGTTCTCCGCTCTCCAGTCCTTGGTAGAGCGCTATGGCTGTATCGCCGGTTATCCCGACGGCACCTATCGCGGCAACCGCGCCCTCACCCGTGGCGAGTTCGCTGCTGGCTTGAATGCCTGCTTGGACCGCATCAACGAACTGATTGCAGCTGGCTTAGCCGATAAGGTCTCCCGCGAAGATTTGGCCACCGTTCAGCGCCTGCAAGAAGAGTTTGCGGCTGAGTTGGCAGCTCTATCCGGTCGGGTTGACGCTCTGGAAGCCAAGACCGCCGAGCTGGAAGCCAATCCTCTGGGGTTGAACGCCGTCACCAGCAAGCTGAGCTTTGAAGTCATTACCGGTATCTTCGCTGCCAGCGATCCCTTCGACGAATCAAACAACGCGATTATTCCGTATCGGATTCGTCCCAAGTTCGATGCTTCCTTCACGGGAGAAGACTTTTTCCGCGTCCAAATCCAAGCGCGCGAAAACTCTGGCTTTGCAGGCGATCCGGTCGGGCTCGGCTTGGGTGAAGGGAGCGGTGCTCCCGGTGGCGTCAATGATGACGTCAACCTAGACGACGTCTTCTATGAGTTCCCTCTGTTTGACGGGCGCGTGACGGGCTTATTCGGCCTGAACGGAATCCAGACCAACTTCCTGACTGTTTTTGACAATGTCCTCTCCGGCGGTATTTCCGACCTAGCCGAATTGGACTTTAACCTTACCTTGAGTGGGTTCATTCAAGACACCACATTGAGCTTCCAATGGGAAGTGGTTGAGGACCTGTTCTTCATTACCTACGCTTATAGTGCTAATGAAGCCGAATCCTCTACCTTCGGCGAGGGTCTCTTCGCGGGCGAAACCGTTCATCTTGTTGAATTAGGCTTCACCCCGACCGATAATGTGACCGTTGTGGCCCAGTATGCCAATTACGCACAAGGCCAGGGCGAAGGCGGCGGTGCCACCCCTGTCGGCGACATTCCGGGTGACGTCCAGGCAGCCACGATCGGCGTCAACTGGGAAATTATTCCCCGTATCGCCTTCCAGGCTTACTATACGCGTGGCTTTTTCGAGGAAGGTGGCCTTGACGATACCAATGATTTCATTGCTGGCTTTGCCTTCTCTGACTACTTCATTGAAGGGTCCAACGGCGGTTTCTTGGTTGGCAGCCCCGAGACAAACGTTCTGAGTCTCAATGATGGCGACGACGACTTTGATTACCCGCTGCAATTTGAAGCTTGGTATGGCTTCCCAATCACCAACAACATCACCATCACGCCTGGTGTCTATTACATCACCAATGTGAACGGCGATGACGACGACATTATTGTCGGCGGTGTTGAAACCATCTTCAGGTTCTAA